One genomic region from Aliarcobacter cryaerophilus ATCC 43158 encodes:
- a CDS encoding TRAP transporter large permease: MVIATLFILLFGLMLVGVPVAVALGASTLVSAFLFTNNDLMGISSYIFDGLNKYTLMAIPMFVLAGSLLSRGSAATRIINFAKSLVGHLPGGLPIAAILASIIFAAISGSSPATVAAIGSVMYGAIKSAGYNEQFAIGTITTSGTLGILIPPSVVFIVYGVSADQSIGKLFMAGVIPGLMIGGMMMLATYILAKRSGFKAEKMASLSEITKAFKDSFWALLIIFVVIGGIYGGIFTPTEAGAVSVMYAFFISFFVYKDIKLKDLYKIALDSAQTSSMIFFIIANAMIFAHFLTDEQIPQQITQMIIDANVSPLMFLLIVNILLLVMGQFMEPSSVVMITVPLLLPIGMALGIDPIHLGVIMVVNMEIGMLTPPVGLNLFVASGITGLSMGQVIKASIPMTLVLLFGLVLITYIPAISLWLPNLMFGY; encoded by the coding sequence ATGGTTATTGCAACACTTTTTATTTTACTTTTTGGTTTGATGTTAGTAGGAGTTCCTGTAGCTGTTGCTTTAGGAGCTAGTACATTAGTTTCTGCATTTTTATTTACAAACAACGATTTAATGGGTATTTCATCTTATATCTTTGATGGTTTAAATAAATATACGCTTATGGCAATTCCTATGTTCGTTTTAGCTGGTTCTTTACTTTCAAGGGGAAGTGCAGCAACAAGGATTATAAATTTTGCTAAAAGTTTAGTTGGGCATCTTCCAGGTGGTTTGCCAATTGCTGCTATTTTAGCTTCTATTATTTTTGCTGCTATTAGTGGAAGTTCACCTGCTACAGTTGCTGCTATTGGTTCTGTTATGTATGGAGCTATTAAAAGTGCTGGATATAATGAACAATTCGCTATTGGTACAATTACAACTTCTGGAACATTAGGAATTTTAATTCCACCATCTGTTGTATTTATAGTATATGGTGTTAGCGCTGATCAATCTATTGGAAAACTATTTATGGCTGGAGTAATTCCTGGTCTTATGATAGGTGGTATGATGATGTTAGCAACATATATACTAGCGAAAAGAAGTGGATTTAAAGCCGAAAAAATGGCTAGTTTATCTGAAATAACTAAAGCTTTTAAAGATTCTTTTTGGGCTTTATTAATTATTTTTGTAGTTATTGGAGGAATTTACGGTGGTATCTTTACTCCAACAGAAGCTGGAGCAGTTAGTGTTATGTATGCATTTTTTATCTCTTTCTTTGTTTATAAAGATATAAAATTAAAAGATTTATACAAAATTGCACTAGATTCAGCTCAAACAAGCTCAATGATTTTCTTTATCATTGCAAATGCTATGATTTTTGCACACTTCTTAACAGATGAGCAAATTCCTCAACAAATTACTCAAATGATAATAGATGCAAATGTAAGTCCTTTAATGTTCTTATTAATTGTAAATATTTTACTTTTAGTTATGGGACAATTTATGGAACCTAGTTCTGTTGTAATGATTACAGTTCCTCTGCTTCTTCCTATTGGAATGGCTCTTGGAATTGACCCAATTCACTTGGGAGTTATTATGGTTGTAAATATGGAAATAGGGATGCTTACCCCACCTGTTGGACTTAATTTATTTGTTGCAAGTGGAATAACTGGATTATCCATGGGACAAGTTATAAAAGCTTCTATACCTATGACTTTAGTTTTACTTTTTGGATTGGTTTTAATTACTTATATACCAGCTATATCTCTATGGCTTCCAAATTTAATGTTTGGATACTAA
- a CDS encoding response regulator transcription factor — MIKIAMIEDDLELAEVLSLYLKQFNIEVVNFEEPFLALSSLKLQKFDLLILDLTLPGMDGLDVCKRVVDEFHIPIIISSARSDISDKVTALKLGADDYLPKPYDPRELEVRIRTILRRFNKSIEKEELNIKKTFVLDEEKKDISKDGFSIKLTAAEFEILSLFIKREGFIVSRDDIFENSDILNSDYESSGSLAVIINRIRHKIEDNQKEPKYLQTIRGMGYKFVQ, encoded by the coding sequence TTGATAAAAATTGCAATGATAGAAGATGATTTAGAATTAGCAGAGGTTTTATCTTTGTATTTAAAGCAGTTTAATATTGAAGTAGTAAATTTTGAAGAGCCATTTTTGGCTCTTTCTAGTTTAAAACTACAAAAGTTTGATTTACTAATTTTAGATTTGACTCTTCCTGGAATGGATGGATTAGATGTTTGTAAAAGAGTTGTAGACGAGTTTCATATTCCAATAATAATTTCAAGTGCAAGAAGTGATATAAGTGATAAAGTAACGGCTTTAAAACTTGGTGCTGATGATTATTTACCAAAGCCTTATGACCCAAGAGAGTTAGAAGTAAGAATAAGAACAATTTTACGAAGATTTAATAAATCAATAGAAAAAGAGGAGTTAAATATTAAAAAAACTTTTGTGTTAGATGAAGAAAAAAAAGATATTAGTAAAGATGGATTTTCTATAAAATTAACGGCTGCAGAGTTTGAGATTTTAAGTTTATTTATAAAAAGAGAAGGATTTATTGTTAGTAGAGATGATATTTTTGAAAACTCTGATATTTTAAATAGTGATTATGAAAGTAGTGGTTCACTTGCAGTTATAATAAATAGAATAAGACATAAAATAGAAGATAATCAAAAAGAGCCAAAATATCTTCAAACAATTAGAGGAATGGGATATAAATTTGTACAATGA
- a CDS encoding Spy/CpxP family protein refolding chaperone has protein sequence MKKIVSSLALASILVSGLYAQQGGANSDFRKDAQNCPMNQKDGKKMSKQNYGILGMFYELNLTADQKSKIDKIISESNKNQELPCDAFTKDSFDKDKFSKIMKDKREKNQELHADLIDKAYKVLDSKQKEQLRTLLDLRKEKMKQRFED, from the coding sequence ATGAAAAAAATTGTTTCAAGTTTAGCATTAGCTTCAATATTAGTAAGTGGTTTGTACGCACAACAAGGTGGAGCAAATTCTGATTTTAGAAAAGATGCTCAAAATTGTCCTATGAATCAAAAAGATGGTAAAAAAATGTCAAAACAAAATTATGGTATTTTAGGAATGTTTTATGAGCTAAATTTAACAGCAGATCAAAAATCAAAAATAGATAAAATAATTAGTGAAAGCAACAAAAACCAAGAGCTTCCTTGTGATGCATTTACTAAGGATAGTTTCGATAAAGATAAATTTAGTAAAATAATGAAAGATAAAAGAGAGAAAAATCAAGAGTTACATGCAGATTTAATTGATAAAGCTTATAAAGTTTTAGATTCAAAACAAAAAGAGCAATTAAGAACTTTACTTGATTTAAGAAAAGAAAAGATGAAACAAAGATTTGAAGACTAA
- a CDS encoding ArsS family sensor histidine kinase codes for MNKNSIIFSTTLNFLITSVLLIISFIFLLSHENFKKNEQIFEKYKPIIKMVSGKKFYFDKDLHKNLLDINYQIFDYKEEIKNILSNNKKMIFARSNKHNETLKIFEIDGKIYLFFEKLDNQILIKDLESKNFTNSFYTIFVFVSLLIVITILYINTLKKLLPLKELKDKVINLGDEKFDFDLLNSRSKDEVTLLANEFKKSAIKLKNIKESRNIFIRNIMHELKTPITKGKFLLQLEQNDENIQKLKMVFNRLESLINEFATIEELISQNRVLEKKSYFLEDLLDEAKDILMIDDNCVQNSYENIKLNVNFKLFSIAIKNLIDNAIKYSNDKKVEILTQNEDILFVNSGKKLEGDFEKYLEPFYSKSSNESFGLGLYIVFNILKANGYNLLYKYEDSKNIFTIKKG; via the coding sequence ATGAATAAAAATTCAATAATATTTTCCACAACACTAAACTTTCTTATAACATCTGTTTTATTGATAATCTCTTTTATATTTTTATTAAGCCATGAAAACTTCAAAAAAAATGAACAAATCTTTGAAAAATATAAGCCAATAATAAAAATGGTAAGTGGTAAGAAATTTTATTTTGATAAAGATTTACATAAAAACTTATTAGACATTAATTATCAAATATTTGATTATAAAGAAGAAATAAAAAATATTCTAAGTAATAATAAAAAAATGATTTTTGCAAGATCAAATAAACATAATGAAACTTTAAAAATATTTGAAATAGATGGAAAAATTTATCTTTTTTTTGAAAAATTAGATAATCAAATTTTAATAAAAGATTTAGAAAGCAAGAATTTTACAAATAGTTTTTATACTATTTTTGTATTTGTTTCTCTTTTAATTGTAATTACAATTTTGTATATAAATACTCTAAAAAAATTACTTCCACTAAAAGAGTTAAAAGATAAAGTTATAAATTTAGGTGATGAAAAGTTTGATTTTGACTTATTAAATAGTAGAAGCAAAGATGAAGTTACACTTTTAGCAAATGAGTTTAAAAAGAGTGCAATAAAACTTAAAAATATAAAAGAGTCAAGAAATATTTTTATAAGAAATATTATGCATGAACTTAAAACTCCAATTACAAAAGGAAAATTTCTTTTACAACTTGAACAAAATGATGAAAATATTCAAAAACTAAAGATGGTTTTTAATCGTTTAGAAAGCTTAATAAATGAATTTGCAACAATCGAAGAACTTATTTCACAAAATAGAGTTTTAGAAAAAAAGAGTTATTTCTTAGAAGATTTATTGGATGAAGCAAAAGATATTTTGATGATAGATGATAATTGTGTTCAAAATTCTTACGAAAATATAAAATTAAATGTAAATTTTAAACTATTTTCAATAGCTATAAAAAACTTAATTGATAATGCAATAAAATATTCAAATGATAAAAAAGTTGAAATTTTAACACAAAATGAAGATATATTATTTGTAAATAGTGGAAAAAAACTAGAAGGAGATTTTGAAAAATATCTTGAACCTTTTTATAGTAAATCCTCAAATGAGTCTTTTGGTTTAGGTCTTTATATTGTTTTTAATATTTTAAAGGCAAATGGATATAATTTGCTTTATAAATATGAAGATAGTAAAAATATTTTTACTATCAAAAAAGGATAA
- a CDS encoding endonuclease/exonuclease/phosphatase family protein, which translates to MIIKIATFNLFQFCSPEFSFYTKKEKFTKEDWEEKKIWIKGQLLKIDCDIVGFQEVFSQEELKELVFECGFKEFVVSNKPKLDEKNNVYKTTTVALASKFPIKEIKKVSKSDNFTFAREPIKATLSLKNDLEINVYVAHLKSNRLNEFEYKFTKDSTLEEKKLKLDIALKNNYSLSLKQRLNEVKALHFDIKKDKLPSILLCDLNDREFSITIDALTNKRFYIKELKKDDFILFDSYDIAPKKVYNPHPEFKGFKRIPTSYFVGHGNTLDFIFVSKDLENSIKNHKVFDEHLQKNKNGTLKQSDHAQVVCEIEI; encoded by the coding sequence ATGATAATAAAAATTGCTACTTTTAACCTTTTTCAGTTTTGTTCACCTGAGTTTTCATTTTACACAAAAAAAGAGAAGTTTACAAAAGAAGATTGGGAAGAGAAAAAAATTTGGATAAAAGGGCAATTATTAAAAATAGATTGTGATATTGTAGGCTTTCAAGAAGTTTTTTCACAAGAAGAGTTAAAAGAGTTAGTTTTTGAGTGTGGATTTAAAGAGTTTGTTGTATCAAATAAACCAAAATTAGATGAAAAAAATAATGTTTATAAAACAACAACAGTAGCCTTAGCAAGTAAATTTCCAATAAAAGAGATTAAAAAAGTTTCAAAAAGTGATAATTTTACTTTTGCTAGAGAACCTATAAAAGCAACACTATCTTTAAAAAATGATTTAGAGATAAATGTATATGTAGCTCACTTAAAATCAAATAGATTAAATGAGTTTGAGTATAAATTCACAAAAGATTCAACACTTGAAGAAAAAAAATTAAAACTTGACATTGCTCTAAAAAACAACTATTCACTATCACTTAAACAAAGATTAAATGAAGTAAAAGCACTTCACTTCGATATAAAAAAAGATAAGTTACCCTCAATTTTACTTTGTGACTTAAATGATAGAGAGTTTTCAATAACTATTGATGCTTTGACAAATAAGAGATTTTATATAAAAGAGTTAAAAAAAGATGATTTTATACTTTTTGATAGTTATGATATTGCTCCAAAAAAAGTTTATAACCCACATCCTGAGTTTAAAGGTTTCAAAAGAATACCTACAAGCTATTTTGTAGGGCACGGAAATACGCTTGATTTTATTTTCGTATCAAAAGATTTAGAAAATAGTATAAAAAATCATAAAGTTTTTGATGAGCATTTACAAAAAAATAAAAATGGAACTCTAAAACAAAGTGATCATGCTCAAGTTGTTTGTGAAATTGAGATTTAA
- a CDS encoding DctP family TRAP transporter solute-binding subunit: MKRSIFGIAAAAILATSSFGADYVMKISHVVSSSTPKGMAADFLEKRIEELTAGKIDVQVFPNSQLYGDADEMKALAMNNVQLIMPSLSKFPSIVPQIQLFDLPFLFRDKEHLYKVMDGEVGAKLKSYVDAKKQMIAFDYWDAGFKHFSSSKKAIINPEDAKGQKFRIQSSKVLEAQFKAVGGNPQILPFSEVYSALQQGVVDATENPLSNFYTKKFNEVQSSLTLSSHGYLGYLVVMNQQFWDKLPKDLQEKVSIAMKEATEFERKATAEDDAKIMSDLKKYAAESKRLEIFELNDTQKANWRKVMEGIYPQFYDVIGEDLIKKAIDTK, translated from the coding sequence ATGAAAAGAAGTATATTTGGAATAGCTGCTGCTGCAATACTTGCAACTTCAAGCTTTGGTGCTGATTATGTTATGAAGATTAGCCATGTTGTAAGTTCTAGTACGCCAAAAGGTATGGCTGCTGATTTCTTAGAAAAAAGAATAGAGGAGCTAACTGCTGGAAAAATTGATGTTCAAGTTTTCCCAAACTCACAATTATATGGTGATGCAGATGAGATGAAAGCTTTGGCTATGAACAATGTTCAATTAATTATGCCAAGCTTATCAAAATTCCCATCTATTGTGCCACAAATTCAACTATTTGATTTACCGTTTCTTTTTAGAGACAAAGAACACTTATATAAAGTTATGGATGGAGAAGTTGGAGCAAAACTTAAATCTTATGTAGATGCAAAAAAACAGATGATAGCATTTGATTATTGGGATGCTGGATTTAAACATTTTTCTAGTAGTAAAAAAGCTATTATAAATCCAGAAGATGCAAAAGGTCAAAAATTTAGAATTCAGTCATCAAAAGTTTTAGAAGCTCAGTTTAAAGCTGTTGGTGGAAATCCACAAATTTTACCATTCTCTGAAGTTTATTCAGCACTTCAACAAGGTGTTGTTGATGCAACTGAAAATCCTTTATCAAATTTTTATACAAAAAAATTTAATGAAGTTCAATCTAGTCTTACTTTAAGTAGCCATGGTTATTTAGGTTATTTAGTTGTAATGAATCAACAATTCTGGGATAAATTACCAAAAGATTTACAAGAAAAAGTTTCTATTGCTATGAAAGAAGCAACAGAGTTTGAAAGAAAAGCAACGGCAGAAGATGATGCAAAAATTATGTCTGATCTAAAAAAATATGCGGCTGAGTCAAAAAGACTTGAGATTTTTGAATTAAATGACACACAAAAAGCAAACTGGAGAAAAGTTATGGAAGGTATTTATCCACAATTCTACGATGTGATTGGTGAAGATTTAATCAAAAAAGCTATTGATACAAAATAA
- a CDS encoding cache domain-containing protein, with protein MNNNIEKNLLKTILFIFIAISSSMILAISFFYVKNTQDNFEKQLLKYKSDYYIEIEDALKMKITMVMDILDYNVKNLNLSQDDLKEYTINFLNNLTFEENSSNYIFVYEVLNFEGGDDFAKMLVNPNRPDLFGKDISTNEEDGNGKKFREEFLENIKKYGESYTRYSYKKPDSKDLQYKLSYFKYYPNFNWIIAAGVYIDDIENELKIKKDELKEEIRKQILQNIILFLIFLIIAIFTLALISNKIYKILKNYKQKVVEKEKELKVLNKSLEEMISNIAHQWRQPLTELSSILIFIKLKFDTKSLDTNIMEKKIEDATQVLEYMSHTIDDFRGFFSPTKEKERFYLYELIENILLISSNMFKNNNIEIVCDIDKNLVLNNYLNELQQVVLNILKNAKDALVENNIKNPYIKIEAKFDEKNIYLYITDNAGGIKTEPINKIFEAYFTTKPQSKGMGIGLYMSKMILEKSMKGKLFVENLEDGARFTIKL; from the coding sequence TTGAATAATAATATAGAAAAAAATCTATTAAAAACCATACTATTTATATTTATTGCAATAAGTTCATCTATGATTTTAGCAATATCATTTTTTTATGTAAAAAATACACAAGATAATTTTGAAAAACAACTCTTGAAATATAAGAGTGATTATTATATTGAAATAGAAGATGCTTTAAAAATGAAAATAACGATGGTAATGGATATTTTAGACTACAACGTTAAAAACTTAAATTTAAGCCAAGATGATCTAAAAGAATATACAATTAATTTTTTAAATAATCTTACATTTGAAGAAAATAGTAGTAACTATATATTCGTTTATGAAGTTCTAAATTTTGAAGGCGGAGATGATTTTGCAAAAATGTTGGTAAATCCAAATAGACCTGATCTATTTGGCAAAGATATCTCTACAAATGAAGAGGATGGAAATGGAAAAAAATTTAGAGAAGAGTTTTTAGAGAATATAAAAAAATATGGAGAATCTTATACAAGATATTCATATAAAAAACCAGATAGCAAAGATCTTCAATATAAGCTCTCATATTTCAAATATTACCCAAATTTCAACTGGATAATTGCAGCTGGAGTTTATATTGATGATATTGAAAATGAGTTAAAAATAAAAAAAGATGAACTAAAAGAGGAGATAAGAAAGCAGATATTACAAAATATTATTCTATTTTTAATTTTTTTAATTATTGCAATTTTTACACTAGCTCTTATTTCAAATAAGATTTATAAAATTTTAAAAAACTACAAACAAAAAGTTGTTGAAAAAGAAAAAGAGTTAAAAGTTTTGAATAAATCTCTTGAAGAGATGATTTCTAATATTGCCCATCAATGGAGACAACCATTAACAGAGTTATCTTCTATTTTAATATTTATAAAACTGAAATTTGATACAAAAAGCTTAGATACTAATATTATGGAAAAGAAAATAGAAGATGCAACACAAGTTTTAGAATATATGTCCCATACAATTGATGATTTTAGAGGATTCTTTTCACCAACAAAAGAGAAAGAGAGATTTTATCTATATGAACTTATAGAAAATATATTATTAATTAGCTCAAATATGTTTAAAAATAATAATATAGAAATAGTATGTGATATTGATAAAAATTTAGTTTTAAACAACTATTTAAATGAACTTCAACAAGTAGTCTTAAATATTTTGAAAAATGCAAAAGATGCTTTAGTTGAAAACAATATAAAAAATCCATATATAAAAATTGAAGCAAAGTTTGATGAAAAAAATATATATTTGTATATAACTGATAATGCAGGTGGAATTAAAACAGAGCCAATAAATAAAATATTTGAGGCATATTTTACTACAAAACCTCAAAGTAAAGGGATGGGAATTGGGCTTTATATGTCAAAAATGATTTTAGAAAAAAGTATGAAAGGTAAATTATTTGTAGAAAATTTAGAAGATGGAGCTAGGTTTACAATAAAATTATAA
- a CDS encoding TRAP transporter small permease, with the protein MSKFFKIIDLIVGTINQTIAVYGMVLGVLLAFINVVLRYVFDMSLPWAAELTNYLFIWSALFGAAYGFKQGAHISITLVIEKFSPSVMKMFLLFANFLSIIYLLMISYFGYKLILMLMDFGEINVDLQVPLWIPQLVIPIAFFLAAYRVAEKLVELYRTDAQNIKLFSEHEAIIEEIKGENK; encoded by the coding sequence ATGAGTAAATTTTTTAAAATTATTGATTTAATAGTTGGTACAATAAATCAAACAATAGCAGTCTATGGAATGGTATTGGGAGTTTTATTGGCATTTATTAATGTAGTTCTAAGATATGTCTTTGATATGAGTCTTCCGTGGGCTGCTGAACTTACAAACTATTTATTTATATGGTCGGCACTTTTTGGTGCTGCCTATGGCTTTAAGCAAGGTGCTCACATCTCTATTACTTTGGTAATAGAGAAGTTTTCACCTTCTGTTATGAAAATGTTTTTGCTTTTTGCAAATTTCCTTTCTATTATTTATCTTCTTATGATTTCATATTTTGGTTATAAACTGATTTTGATGTTGATGGATTTTGGTGAAATTAATGTAGATTTACAAGTTCCCCTTTGGATACCGCAATTAGTTATTCCGATTGCATTTTTTTTAGCTGCATATAGAGTTGCTGAAAAACTTGTAGAACTTTATAGAACTGATGCACAGAATATCAAACTATTTAGTGAACATGAAGCTATAATAGAAGAGATTAAAGGAGAAAATAAATAA
- a CDS encoding response regulator transcription factor, translating into MNNLLKKLRAFTILYVEDDRGIRENFEEILKHYFKEVFVAKNSKEAYEKYILEKPDLLMTDIKMENESGIDLIKKIRENDKDIKVVITSAYTNLDYLLVATELNLIKYIVKPITNAKLIEAFESFLKSNNNQKIYMLKDNWYFNSQKSIISNDNEEFVLTRKEILFLELLISKKSVISYEEIFNHICDDNILMSQNAMRQFIKNLRKKLPLNYLKNIQGVGYYIEI; encoded by the coding sequence ATGAATAATTTACTAAAAAAACTTCGAGCATTTACAATCTTATATGTTGAAGATGATAGAGGAATAAGAGAAAATTTCGAGGAGATTTTAAAGCACTATTTTAAAGAAGTTTTTGTTGCAAAAAATTCTAAAGAGGCATATGAAAAGTATATTTTAGAAAAACCAGATTTATTAATGACTGATATAAAGATGGAAAATGAATCAGGTATTGATTTAATAAAAAAGATTAGAGAAAATGATAAAGATATAAAAGTAGTAATAACTTCTGCATATACAAATTTGGACTATCTTTTAGTGGCAACTGAACTGAACTTAATAAAATATATAGTAAAACCTATCACAAATGCAAAATTAATTGAGGCATTTGAATCTTTTTTAAAATCAAATAACAATCAAAAAATATATATGCTAAAAGATAATTGGTATTTTAATAGTCAAAAATCTATTATCTCAAATGATAATGAAGAGTTTGTTTTAACAAGAAAAGAGATTTTATTTTTGGAGCTTTTAATATCAAAAAAATCAGTTATTTCATATGAGGAGATTTTTAATCATATATGTGATGACAATATTTTAATGAGCCAAAATGCAATGAGACAATTTATAAAAAATCTTAGAAAAAAATTACCTTTGAATTACTTGAAAAATATTCAAGGAGTTGGATATTATATTGAGATTTAG
- a CDS encoding sensor domain-containing diguanylate cyclase, which yields MNLSKFITQLIFLVAFFSILLVFLVSIFFQFNNLENDLNQYKFEFTEQKKREVRNEVLMIYGLLQYKEELLRKTVEDRLKDRVNQAYALAMDIYKSNKKTKTEDEIKYLIAQSLNNFKFKDHNNYFFINSNKGQGILFANKITLDKYVDIWDLKDSNNKPIIQIQANIAKEEKEGFTTNSFTKPNSNDNLQYSKISYIKLFEPFDWHIGTGEYIDELIKKNQQEILDWLNTLKYENSNYSFLNTTDGYTLIFEGKRVEPKPHPFPELFNQQLETAKNPNGDFFEYKFKKPNSNEEFDKISFVKKYEKYNWIIGCGVYLDEINDELKKKEEIFYQNIRNQITSMIIVFLLILIGIYFISKKIGDFINININNLVKAFSKASLDNKKIDTEKLTYTEFVILANNLNETLENKNNLEKELQNLSITDELTQLYNRRFFNSKIEEEINRAKRENKHLCLMVLDIDFFKQYNDTYGHQKGDFVLQEISKVLKNRTNRASDFAFRIGGEEFAILVNLEKNRISEFAEAIKNDIENLKIEHSGNKVSKYVTTSIGVNFKQADELKNIDELFKVADDNLYEAKKNGRNCVVIQ from the coding sequence TTGAACTTATCAAAATTTATTACACAACTTATATTTTTAGTTGCTTTTTTTTCAATTTTATTAGTATTTTTGGTATCTATTTTTTTTCAATTTAATAATTTAGAAAATGATCTAAATCAATATAAATTCGAGTTTACTGAACAGAAAAAAAGAGAAGTTAGAAATGAAGTTTTAATGATTTATGGACTTTTACAATATAAAGAAGAGTTATTAAGAAAAACTGTAGAAGATAGATTAAAAGATAGAGTAAATCAAGCTTATGCCTTAGCTATGGATATTTATAAAAGTAATAAAAAAACAAAAACTGAAGATGAAATAAAATATTTAATTGCACAATCTTTAAATAATTTTAAATTTAAAGACCACAACAACTATTTTTTTATAAATAGTAACAAAGGTCAAGGTATATTATTTGCTAATAAAATAACTCTTGATAAATATGTAGATATTTGGGATTTAAAAGATTCAAATAATAAACCTATCATACAAATTCAAGCAAACATAGCAAAAGAGGAAAAAGAGGGATTTACGACAAATAGCTTTACAAAACCAAACTCAAATGATAATCTTCAATATTCTAAAATATCATATATAAAACTTTTTGAACCTTTTGATTGGCATATTGGAACAGGCGAGTATATAGATGAACTAATCAAAAAGAATCAACAAGAGATACTAGATTGGTTAAATACTCTAAAATATGAAAACAGTAATTACTCTTTTTTAAATACTACAGATGGATATACTTTAATTTTTGAAGGAAAAAGAGTTGAGCCAAAGCCTCATCCATTTCCTGAACTATTTAATCAACAACTTGAAACTGCAAAAAATCCTAATGGTGATTTTTTTGAATATAAGTTTAAAAAACCAAATAGCAATGAAGAGTTTGATAAAATTTCTTTTGTAAAAAAATATGAAAAGTATAATTGGATTATTGGTTGTGGAGTTTATTTGGATGAAATTAATGATGAATTAAAAAAGAAAGAAGAAATTTTTTATCAAAATATCAGAAATCAAATTACTTCAATGATAATTGTATTTCTACTTATTTTAATTGGTATATATTTTATATCAAAAAAAATAGGAGATTTTATAAATATTAATATAAATAATTTAGTAAAAGCTTTTTCAAAAGCATCTTTAGATAATAAAAAAATAGATACAGAAAAATTAACTTATACAGAATTTGTAATTCTTGCAAATAATTTAAATGAAACTTTGGAAAATAAAAACAATCTCGAAAAAGAGCTTCAAAATCTATCAATTACTGATGAATTAACTCAACTTTATAATAGAAGATTTTTTAATTCAAAAATTGAAGAAGAGATAAATAGAGCAAAAAGGGAGAATAAACATCTTTGTTTAATGGTTTTAGATATTGATTTTTTTAAACAATATAATGACACTTATGGGCATCAAAAAGGTGATTTTGTTTTACAAGAAATTTCAAAAGTATTAAAAAATAGAACAAACAGAGCTAGTGACTTTGCTTTTAGAATTGGTGGTGAAGAGTTTGCAATACTTGTAAACTTAGAAAAAAATAGAATTTCTGAATTTGCGGAAGCTATAAAAAATGATATTGAAAATCTTAAAATTGAACATTCAGGAAATAAAGTATCAAAATATGTAACAACTTCTATAGGTGTTAATTTTAAACAAGCTGATGAGTTAAAAAATATTGATGAACTATTTAAAGTAGCTGATGATAATCTTTACGAAGCTAAAAAAAACGGAAGAAACTGTGTGGTTATACAATAA